The following are encoded in a window of Struthio camelus isolate bStrCam1 chromosome Z, bStrCam1.hap1, whole genome shotgun sequence genomic DNA:
- the NANS gene encoding sialic acid synthase produces MSREFELCPGRRVGGDQPCFIIAEIGQNHQGDLDIAKRMIRMAKDCGADCAKFQKSELEYKFNKKALERPYTSQHSWGKTYGEHKRHLEFSHDQYRELKKYAQEVGIFFTASGMDEMAVEFLHELDVPFFKVGSGDTNNFPYLEKTAKKGRPMVISSGMQSMNTMHQVYQIVKPINPKFCFLQCTSAYPLQPEDVNLRVITAYQSAFPDIPIGYSGHETGIAISVAAVAMGAKVVERHVTLDKTWKGSDHQASLEPNELAELVKAIRTVEKAMGSPVKQLLPCEMACNEKLGKSVVAKVTIPEGTVLTLDMLTVKVGEPKGFPPEAIFDLVGRKVKINIEEDETITEQAMENHVKKVKY; encoded by the exons ATGTCGCGGGAGTTCGAGCTGTGCCCCGGGCGGCGGGTGGGCGGCGACCAGCCCTGCTTCATCATCGCCGAGATCGGGCAGAACCACCAGGGCGACCTGGACATCGCCAAGCGCATGATCCGCATGGCCAAG GACTGCGGAGCAGACTGTGCCAAGTTCCAGAAGAGTGAGCTGGAGTACAAGTTCAACAAGAAAGCCTTAGAGAGGCCGTACACCTCTCAGCACTCATGGGGAAAGACCTACGGGGAGCACAAGCGCCACTTGGAGTTTAGTCATGACCAGTACAGGGAGCTGAAGAAATATGCCCAGGAGGTCGGCATTTTCTTTACAGCTTCTGGCATGGATGAG ATGGCGGTGGAATTTCTACATGAATTGGATGTTCCGTTTTTCAAAGTAGGGTCAGGAGATACAAACAATTTTCCATATTTGGAAAAGACTGCAAAGAAAG GTCGCCCAATGGTGATTTCCAGCGGGATGCAGTCAATGAACACAATGCATCAGGTTTATCAGATTGTGAAGCCCATCAATCCAAAATTCTGCTTCCTGCAGTGCACCAGTGCATACCCACTTCAACCCGAGGACGTCAATCTTCGTGTTATAACG GCATATCAGTCAGCTTTTCCTGATATCCCCATTGGCTATTCGGGACATGAAACTGGCATAGCCATTTCAGTGGCAGCTGTTGCTATGGGTGCAAAAGTAGTTGAACGCCATGTGACTCTGGACAAAACTTGGAAAGGAAGTGACCACCAAGCATCCCTGGAGCCAAATGAACTTGCAGAGTTGGTGAAAGCCATCCGTACTGTGGAAAAGGCAATGGGTTCTCCAGTCAAGCAGCTCTTGCCCTGTGAAATGGCTTGTAATGAAAAG CTGGGAAAGTCTGTTGTGGCAAAAGTGACAATTCCTGAAGGTACGGTACTGACACTGGACATGCTGACAGTGAAGGTGGGAGAGCCTAAGGGATTTCCCCCGGAAGCCATCTTTGATCTGGTGGGCCGGAAGgtcaaaataaatattgaagaAGATGAAACCATCACGGAGCAGGCAATGGAAAATCAtgtaaaaaaagtgaaatactaa
- the LOC138064563 gene encoding uncharacterized protein produces the protein MLRLIYLRFVPGVVALQRAGHLAALQDAVALVVLDAGDLVLLLRQEGGGRVLLGAVEGPVVAGGGRRRLGAEDLQAGGRAGMCPACLQGPSCRVCQAAATWARPVPKHSLGRAEGERSALQVLVTITLRAGVEAKLQPINPTGINRLNTPAVHSARLGREEGKDHSGRIKLETDVYCCNTQEKLVFEYLVQFPETGSPDLQEEERSFVS, from the exons ATGCTTCGCTTAATCTACCTACGCTTCGTCCCAGGAG TCGTGGCCCTGCAGCGAGCCGGGCACCTCGCCGCCCTCCAGGATGCTGTAGCCCTCGTCGTTCTCGATGCCGGCGATCTCGTTCTCCTGCTGCGCCAGGAAGGCGGCGGCCGGGTCCTCCTCGGCGCCGTCGAGGGCCCCGTTGTCgctggcggcgggcgccggcggctggGCGCCGAAGACCTCCAG gcaggaggaagagcagggatgtGCCCTGCGTGTCTGCAGGGGCCCAGCTGCCGTGTCTGTCAGGCGGCTGCCACGTGGGCCAGACCTGTGCCGAAGCACAGCTTGGGGCGGGCTGAAGGCGAGCGCAGCGCTCTGCAGGTGCTTGTGACCATCACGCTCAG AGCTGGAGTTGAAGCTAAGCTGCAGCCTATAAATCCTACAGGTATTAACCGCCTGAACACACCAGCTGTCCACTCTGCCCGTCTTGGAAGAGAGGAGGGCAAGGATCATTCAGGCAGGATCAAACTAGAGACTGACGTTTACTGCTGCAACACCCAGGAGAAACTAGTCTTTGAGTATCTCGTTCAGTTCCCTGAAACAGGTAGTCCTGATCTCCAGGAGGAGGAGCGAAGTTTTGTTTCATGA